A single Neospora caninum Liverpool complete genome, chromosome VIIb DNA region contains:
- a CDS encoding putative solute carrier family 13 produces MPVRIPFIGYLPLFQRRGTIKAEVDDCEFRQGDQRGYDKSYTTRRFTPIWVQRALDHFLSTRKVWLTIFSALIPLLLFLGLSPYDVKYRCLYIILVVILNWLSAANDAVVVALYPLILCPLLGVTGVKTLAQAYFRSVSFLMIGTCLLGASFTRTGLDKTVASLILNKSGSDPAILCLALMLASFSLSMWINNASATVILSPIAGRIVGEWGRLNNRKNHMPHRHQFECRSQLPTDTEHGVGPWAPADPPQEPPGESAATSPSATQETTPTNSLARQLPRTVPANSDRSVKEGIGKKMVGIERGNVKEGVRDTEHFPQNLRHIRNMMYIGLSYSATLGGVSTLSGSFVNLILVQLLETSYKFGQSAELSNPVTVSNWMAFSFPFALLSVLGSWFVLGCLWLRPRLMLRTVSRLPLSVLRGLGSGLRTCGRRVGKLVSRAWTTMTTMPSRCSLRLLYAYEGGSLATPATPEPSPIRSTQPGDLDASGLVGGIVRCTSEAGGPSDEACCNQPGEETTPGTLTFAQLEVLACLLCLITVWLTRVSLPGGRPGWASFFPAGYVDDAVPVLCIGILLFFLPLDAPNFGSWGRHRKRSSQRMKENAGTERSLPAAVVSDGSQGTGGVRLSKPSRRSSYRSILVYSYASKHIEWGALLLLGGGFALATSITETGLDKWLGSALLGLGNLSPPALVFCVVLITSSVTEIMSNTAAANVLLPILSGVTSSIPYSPLLMLLPATVGVQLAFMLPIGTAPNAIILKQGRLHSLDLFISGLFVKMVSVCLIVLAMFTWGSLLFDVTSKPLCSQ; encoded by the exons ATGCCGGTACGGATCCCCTTCATAGGTTACCTTCCCCTATTCCAAAGACGAGGTACCATCAAGGCCGAAGTCGATGATTGTGAATTTCGACAGGGAGATCAAAGGGGCTACGACAAGTCCTACACAACACGAAGGTTTACTCCAATTTGGGTACAACGAGCTCTCGATCACTTTCTTTCAACGCGGAAAGTGTGGTTAACGATTTTCTCGGCTCTCATTCCTCTCTTATTGTTCCTTGGCCTAAGTCCATACGATGTCAAGTACAGGTGTCTTTACATCATCCTCGTAGTAATCTTAAACTGGCTCAGCGCAGCAAATGATGCAGTGGTTGTCGCTCTCTATCCCCTCATCCTCTGTCCCTTGCTGGGGGTTACCGGAGTGAAAACGCTCGCGCAGGCCTACTTCCGTTCAGTGTCCTTTCTTATGATCGGAACATGTCTCCTGGGCGCTTCTTTCACAAGAACCGGTTTGGACAAAACTGTGGCTTCCTTGATTCTGAACAAATCTGGTTCCGATCCGGCGATTCTTTGTTTGGCACTGATGCTGGCGTCGTTCTCGTTATCAATGTGGATCAACAACGCAAGCGCGACAGTGATTCTGAGTCCAATTGCGGGACGAATTGTTGGCGAGTGGGGCAGACTCAATAACCGCAAGAACCACATGCCACATCGGCACCAATTCGAGTGCCGGTCCCAACTTCCTACTGATACTGAACACGGGGTCGGTCCCTGGGCCCCTGCGGACCCTCCCCAGGAGCCTCCTGGAGAATCAGCAGCCACCTCGCCTTCAGCAACACAAGAAACAACGCCGACTAATTCTTTAGCTAGGCAACTTCCTCGCACGGTGCCCGCCAACAGCGACCGCTCGGTAAAGGAAGGAATCGGTAAAAAGATGGTAGGGATCGAACGCGGCAACGTGAAGGAAGGTGTAAGAGACACAGAACATTTCCCTCAAAACCTGCGTCACATCCGCAACATGATGTACATCGGCCTCTCGTACTCTGCCACTCTGGGGGGCGTTTCTACCCTCAGTGGATCCTTTGTCAACCTTATCCTAGTGCAGCTTCTCGAGACATCGTACAAGTTCGGCCAGTCGGCAGAACTGTCCAATCCTGTCACTGTCAGCAACTGGATGGCTTTTTCGTTCCCTTTTGcactcctctctgtccttggTTCCTGGTTTGTTCTAGGTTGTCTGTGGCTCCGTCCCCGTCTAATGCTCCGGACAGTATCCCGGTTGCCTCTTAGTGTACTTCGTGGTCTGGGGTCGGGTCTACGAACCTGTGGAAGACGAGTTGGGAAGCTTGTCAGTAGAGCGTGGACAACGATGACTACAATGCCGAGTCGGTGCTCTCTGCGATTGCTTTATGCATATGAGGGAGGTTCACTCGCTACACCTGCGACCCCGGAACCCTCTCCAATCCGATCTACACAGCCTGGAGATTTGGATGCCTCCGGCTTGGTTGGTGGTATTGTCAGGTGTACCTCAGAGGCGGGTGGGCCTTCTGATGAAGCGTGCTGCAACCAGccgggagaggaaacgactCCTGGTACCCTTACCTTTGCACAGCTTGAAGTGCTGgcgtgccttctctgtctgatCACCGTCTGGCTCACCCGTGTCAGCCTACCGGGCGGCAGGCCAGGATGGGCCTCATTTTTTCCAGCTGGATATGTAGACGACGCGGTACCTGTGCTATGTATCGGCATtctgcttttttttctccctcttgatGCGCCAAACTTTGGAAGCTGGGGAAGACATCGAAAG AGGAGTTCGCAACGCATGAAAGAGAATGccgggacggagaggagtTTGCCCGCTGCAGTAGTCTCCGACGGGAGCCAGG GGACAGGAGGGGTCCGACTTAGCAAGCCAAGTCGCCGCAGTTCGTACAGGTCTATTCTGGTATACTCGTATGCGTCCAAGCACATTGAATGGGGagcgctgctgctgcttgGCGGTGGTTTCGCTCTGGCCACGTCAATTACAGAAACCGGGCTCGACAAGTGGTTGGGCAGTGCTCTCCTTGGGCTCGGCAACCTAAGCCCGCCCGCACTGGTCTTTTGCGTGGTGCTGATAACATCGTCCGTGACGGAGATCATGAGCAACACAGCTGCAGCTAACGTGTTGCTGCCAATCCTCTCTGGCGTCACGAGCAGCATCCCTTACAGTCCGCTTCTCATGCTTTTACCAGCAACA GTTGGTGTTCAGCTCGCCTTCATGCTCCCGATAGGCACAGCGCCCAATGCTATCATTCTCAAGCAGGGACGCTTGCATTCCTTGGATCTGTTCATCAGCGGGTTGTTCGTCAAGATGGTATCTGTGTGCTTGATTGTACTGGCCATGTTCACCTGGGGCAGCCTTTTATTTGACGTTACTTCAAAACCACTGTGCTCTCAATAA
- a CDS encoding tRNA synthetase Gly, related: MATTNSMPPTDEAATDKLAEQLRELRVKVTQNAEKVRLLKQANASAEEIAAGVDTLVRLRAQVSELEKQLESTRPLYYQLRSQCENLLKRRFFVVPSYEIYGGVGGLYDFGPPGCALKSAVEQLWRQHFVLAEDMLEVSGPCLTPHIVLKTSGHVDRFTDLMVKDTVTQDCLRADKYLEEKIDERLNAKEGISPEEASRLALLRRQADALSVQEMKAALEEVQAKSPAGNPLSDPFPFNLMFGLKIGPKDESGASEVPHDARSQKGAASSRSAEGRGYLRPETAQGIFVNFRRLLEFNGGRMPFAAAQLGLGFRNEIAPRNGLLRVREFQMGEIEHFVHPDHKDHPKFHMVKDLKLPLFSRENQLTDGKVLRDVTVGEAVAKKIIDNETLGYFLARTYLFLTRCGIADSGLRFRQHLTSEMAHYAKDCWDAEVECSYGWVEVAGHADRSAFDLTSHSKVSKVDLIASRKFDSPQVVEFVKYTPNKGLCGKTFKDRQQALHEAIEEKSDADRLAIEAALASEGKYSLALCSGEVFEISREMMKFEKATKKVSEESFVPAVIEPSFGIGRILHCIMEHAFRSRGIVDQEERCYMAFPAIIAPTKCIILPISSNPSFADLLQRARDGCVARGISAKVDASTASIGKRYARNDEVGTPFAITVDFDSLKDDSVTVRERDSMEQIRVPLADAVDLVARMSQGALDWATVKKTHPLVVVKEN; encoded by the exons ATGGCCACAACCAACAGCATGCCTCCCACAGACGAGGCAGCAACCGATAAACTGGCTGAGCAGCTTCGCGAACTTCGAGTCAAGGTGACTCAGAATGCTGAGAAAGTCCGTCTGCTGAAACAGGCAAACGCGTCCGCGGAGGAAATTGCCGCAGGTGTCGATACACTTGTGCGACTCCGCGCCCAAGTTAGCGAGCTCGAGAAGCAGTTGGAAAGCACTCGGCCGCTGTACTACCAGCTTCGTTCCCAGTGTGAAAACCTCCTCAAGCGCCGCTTTTTCGTCGTGCCGTCGTACGAAATCTACGGAGGAGTGGGCGGGCTATACGACTTTGGACCGCCGG GTTGCGCCCTGAAGTCGGCGGTTGAACAGCTGTGGCGCCAGCATTTTGTCCTGGCGGAGGATATGCTGGAGGTTTCGGGTCCTTGCCTCACTCCCCACATTGTCCTCAAAACTTCAG GCCACGTGGACCGTTTCACGGATTTGATGGTGAAGGACACCGTGACCCAAGATTGCCTTCGAGCCGACAAGTATCTGGAGGAGAAGATTGACGAGCGTTTGAACGCGAAGGAGGGGATCTCCCCTGAGGAGGCGAGCCGCCTggcgcttcttcggcgccaGGCGGACGCGCTGTCTGTGCAAGAAATGAAGGCGGCTCTGGAGGAGGTCCAGGCGAAGTCGCCGGCAGGGAACCCCCTGTCTGACCCTTTCCCGTTTAATCTGATGTTCGGGCTGAAGATCGGACCCAAGGATGAGTCAGGCGCCAGCGAAGTCCCGCATGACGCCCGCAGCCAGAAGGGAGCGGCGTCGAGTCGCTCCGCCGAAGGCCGTGGCTACCTTCGTCCGGAAACCGCTCAAGGCATTTTCGTCAACTTCCGTAGGCTGTTGGAGTTCAACGGCGGGCGGATGCCTTTCGCCGCGGCGCAGCTTGGGCTTGGGTTCCGCAACGAAATTGCCCCGCGCAACGGGTTGTTGCGTGTGCGCGAGTTCCAGATGGGCGAGATCGAGCATTTCGTCCACCCGGATCACAAGGATCACCCCAAGTTCCACATGGTCAAGGACTTGAAgctgccgctcttctcgcgggaGAACCAGCTGACTGACGGGAAAGTCCTGCGCGACGTGACGGTCGGCGAAGCCGTGGCGAAGAAAATCATCGACAACGAGACGCTCGGCTATTTCCTCGCGCGCACGTATCTGTTCCTGACTCGCTGCGGCATCGCCGACTCGGGGCTCCGATTCCGACAGCATCTGACGTCGGAAATGGCCCACTACGCAAAGGACTGCTGGGACGCGGAAGTGGAGTGTAGCTACGGCTGGGTCGAGGTTGCTGGCCACGCGGATCGGTCTGCATTCGACTTGACGAGTCACTCAAAGGTCAGCAAAGTGGACCTCATTGCTTCCCGGAAGTTTGACTCCCCGCAAGTCGTGGAGTTCGTCAAATACACGCCGAACAAAGGCCTCTGCGGGAAAACGTTCAAGGACCGGCAGCAAGCGCTCCATGAGGCGATTGAGGAGAAGTCGGACGCTGACCGCCTCGCGATCGAGGCCGCGCTCGCATCGGAGGGCAAGTATTCGCTGGCGCTGTGCAGCGGCGAAGTGTTTGAGATTTCGCGCGAGATGATGAAattcgagaaggcgacgaaaaaagTGAGCGAGGAGTCATTCGTGCCTGCTGTCATTGAGCCGTCATTCGGCATCGGACGCATCCTCCACTGCATCATGGAGCACGCCTTCCGCTCGCGCGGCATCGTCgaccaggaagagagatgcTACATGGCGTTCCCGGCAATCATTGCCCCCACAAAGTGCATCATTCTCCCCATCAGCAGCAATCCGAGCTTTGCGGACCTCCTCCagcgcgcgcgagacgggTGCGTCGCGCGAGGCATCTCCGCCAAGGTCGACGCTTCCACGGCCAGCATTGGGAAGCGGTACGCGCGAAACGACGAAGTGGGAACGCCGTTCGCCATCACCGTCGATTTTGACTCGCTGAAAGACGATTCCGTCACTGTGCGAGAACGCGATTCGATGGAACAGATTCGCGTACCGCTCGCGGACGCCGTCGACCTCGTTGCCAGAATGAGTCAGGGAGCGCTCGACTGGGCAACcgtgaagaaaacgcacCCCCTCGTTGTTGTGAAAGAGAACTGA
- a CDS encoding putative glycerol-3-phosphate acyltransferase, which translates to MYFLVRWLCIGIVRSFFKEVAVLHPERIPLYGPAIFVGNHNNQFMDASMLVANIPRQVHFLVALKSMKRKVIGFLSRLAGCIPVDRQDDRAVKGQGAARISHHFTEEDHSCPQPPHHHHHARPKAAEGAAGQRGDTTARDSRGRVGESLPQDETSSKFGEARGGLKTPGGSVDDPKDRRKSAEDQRGTANGDGPNGEGHSSGTPNPEEGVVTHGAVPRHLEVPAGDGAHDARTPVSRSPTPVAYTLGKNAAVDRNLRSELIRAFASRAPSPAVPRSEGPPYGKSASAPLALFGPPHLVSILGHHTRFLAEVRPGYKIRLDGKDYLVLRVLSDTHLVVRPPQDAPRRLGSSPLPTPAGTWSSVAPRVAPSVRPPGHWDASPLSPQGTTSGERDRAEEAREGAPSSTRSGAVAASSGRKASEKEESESEAEMQRRSDSFSSQSSSSSTSSGPGGQGVFSRSDSMARFGMNAGDGQTNAKAGGVGGEPGDQENLPPEAGLNRDSSAASLQGGAALATRTASARDVGAVSDRDQALPTEVKRPVTPSPASFGEVTAEGLRRRVHQAALAGKEGSLHESGGRESRADSRGAAAGEGSHEGQGSGHRHADDEEPHLAANVKTEREKRLAAASYKEYKILPKVDQREVYEAVSHSLVDGDCIGIFPEGGSHDRTTLLPLKPGVAIMAIQGVAAGADVMIVPVGLVYHNPHKTQSRATIHIGEPIPISRESVIEYQQDRRAATARILTDVEHGLRSCIITAQDHETMTLIHLCCSLYPPERLRLSPEKLFNLNQLLSKLFWRCADAPELSRLRQDLEQYQGALQRAGIPDHDVWMLKQSTAGASLCFAEKLIALLFSIILGVPLLPLWGPLRVVAYFLAERHRAQALAASSVKVKGMDVVASYKVIVLLVCVPLFNLLYGAIFGLVLRRTLTETLVAMLLCVCLLPIAYYFSMRRAERILPLIRQMRTLVIVLVGKVNIWRENERELITQRMNLQFSVRETLLTLGPQTSPAFMDELYSILPKAVLVADIKRLIRKKEDFAPLQMKSLMNNAEEIL; encoded by the exons ATGCTAGTCGCCAACATCCCGCGCCAAGTCCACTTCCTGGTCGCGTTGAAGAGCATGAAGCGAAAGGTCATTGGTTTCCTGAGTCGCCTCGCAGGGTGCATCCCCGTGGATCGGCAGGACGACCGCGCGGTCAAGGGACAAGGCGCCGCGCGCATCTCCCACCACTTCACAGAAGAAGACCACTCCTGTCCCCAGCCGCCGCACCACCACCACCATGCAAGGCCCAAGGCGGCCGAGGGGGCGGCCGGCCagcgcggagacacgacCGCGCGCGACTCGCGTGGCCGAGTCGGCGAGAGCCTGCCACAGGACGAGACGTCTTCGAAGTTCGGAGAAGCGCGCGGCGGACTCAAAACACCTGGAGGGAGCGTCGATGACCCGAAAGACCGAAGGAAGAGTGCGGAGGACCAGCGGGGAACAGCAAATGGTGACGGCCCGAACGGGGAGGGTCATAGTTCCGGAACCCCTAACCCGGAAGAGGGTGTGGTGACGCACGGGGCCGTTCCCCGCCACCTCGAAGTCCCCGCGGGGGACGGGGCGCACGACGCCAGAACTCCGGTCTCGCGGTCTCCGACTCCAGTCGCCTATACACTGGGCAAGAACGCGGCGGTTGACAGGAACCTGCGTAGCGAGCTCatccgcgccttcgcctccagagcgccgtcgcctgcagTCCCGCGGTCTGAAGGTCCGCCTTACGGCAAgagcgcctcggcgcctctcgctcttttcggCCCCCCCCACCTGGTGTCGATCCTCGGTCACCACACACGCTTTCTCGCGGAAGTCCGGCCGGGGTACAAAATCCGGCTCGACGGCAAAGACTACCTCGTCCTCCGAGTCCTCTCCGACACGCACCTCGTCGTTCGCCCGCCGCAagacgcgccgcgccgcctggggtcttcgcctctcccgacGCCCGCAGGCACTTGGTCCAGCGTCGCTCCCCGTGTCGCGCCGAGTGTACGTCCACCTGGCCACTGGGATGCGTCTCCCCTGAGCCCGCAGGGGACGacgagcggcgagagagaccgcgccGAGGAGGCACGAGAGGGAGCGCCAAGTTCGACGCGGAGCGGggctgtcgccgcctcgagtGGGAGAAAGgccagcgagaaagaagagagcgagtcggaggcagagatgcagagaagaagcgactcgTTCTCCAGTCAGTCCAGCTCCAGCAGTACGTCGTCAGGTCCTGGTGGCCAAGGCGTTTTTTCGCGAAGCGATTCCATGGCGCGGTTCGGGATGAACGCCGGAGACGGCCAGACAAACGCGAAGGCAGGCGGTGTCGGAGGCGAACCTGGGGATCAGGAAAATCTTCCTCCCGAGGCAGGACTAAACCGCGACAGCTCGGCTGCCTCCTTGCAGGGAGGCGCCGCACTCGCAACGAGAACtgcgagcgcgagagacgtcGGCGCAGTTTCCGACCGCGACCAGGCGCTCCCCACGGAGGTGAAGCGGCCCGTGACGCCCAGTCCGGCGTCCTTTGGAGAGGTGACAGCCGAAGGCCTGCGAAGAAGGGTACATCAGGCTGCACTcgcggggaaagaaggaagcctGCACGAATCGGGGGGACGGGAATCGCGAGCAGACAGTCGTGGGGCCGCTGCGGGGGAAGGATCTCATGAAGGACAAGGCAGCGGACACAGGCACGCCGATGACGAAGAGCCCCACCTTGCGGCTAATGtgaagaccgagagagaaaaacgtctGGCGGCTGCGTCCTACAAAGAATACAAG ATCCTCCCCAAGGTAGACCAGCGTGAGGTCTACGAGGCTGTGTCCCATAGTCTCGTCGACGGCGACTGTATCGGCATTTTCCCTGAG GGCGGCAGCCACGACCGCACGACGCTCTTGCCGCTGAAACCGGGCGTTGCCATCATGGCCATCCAAGGCGTCGCCGCAGGGGCGGATGTCATGATTGTCCCCGTGGGCCTCGTCTATCACAACCCCCACAAAACGCAGTCCAGAGCGACGATCCACATTGGCGAACCCATTCCG ATTTCGCGGGAGTCAGTGATCGAGTATCAGCAAGACCggcgggcggcgacggctcGCATTCTCACAGACGTCGAACAC GGACTTCGTTCATGCATCATCACAGCCCAGGACCACGAGACGATGACTCTCATCCATCTGTGTTGC TCTCTGTACCCTCCGGAAAggctgcgcctctcgcccgaGAAGCTCTTCAACTTGAATCAGCTCCTGTCGAAACTCTTCTGGCGGTGCGCCGACGCTCCCG AGCTCTCGAGACTCCGGCAGGACTTAGAGCAGTACCAGGGCGCTCTCCAGCGCGCGGGGATTCCAGACCATGACGTGTGGATGTTAAAGCAGAGCACGGCCGGTGCCTCGCTGTGTTTCGCCGAAAAGCTGATTGCGCTCCTTTTCTCAATCATCCTG GgcgttcctctgcttcctctctggggTCCCctccgcgtcgtcgcctaCTTCCTCGCGGAGCGGCACCGAGCCCAGGCGCTGGCAGCAAGCAGCGTGAAAGTCAAGGGTATGGACGTCGTGGCGAGCTATAAAGTGATTGTTTTGCTCGTGTGTGTCCCCCTGTTCAACCTCCTCTACGGCGCCAtcttcggcctcgtcttGCGCCG GACTCTCACAGAGACTCTCGTGGCGATGCTgctctgtgtctgtctcctccccaTCGCCTACTACT TCAGCATGCGCCGAGCGGAACGGATCCTCCCCCTGATTCGCCAGATGCGCACTCTCGTCATCGTCCTTGTTG gcaaaGTTAACATttggcgagaaaacgagcgaGAGCTCATCACGCAAAGAATGAATCTTCAGTTCTCG GTTCGAGAGACGCTGTTGACGTTGGGGCCGCAAACGTCGCCCGCTTTCATGGACGAGCTGTACTCAATCCTTCCCAAG GCGGTTCTCGTCGCTGACATCAAGCGTCTGATacgaaagaaggaagacttCGCCCCTCTCCAGATGAAGAGCCTCATGAACAATGCAGAAGAAATCCTTTGA